The Brasilonema sennae CENA114 genome includes a region encoding these proteins:
- a CDS encoding phycobilisome linker polypeptide: protein MARMFKITACVPSQTRIRTQRELQNTYFTKLVPYENWFSEQQRIQKAGGTIVKVELATGKRGANTGLS, encoded by the coding sequence ATGGCAAGGATGTTTAAAATTACAGCTTGTGTTCCTAGTCAAACTCGGATTCGTACTCAGCGTGAACTGCAAAACACTTATTTCACTAAGTTAGTTCCCTACGAAAACTGGTTCAGTGAACAACAACGGATTCAAAAAGCCGGCGGCACAATTGTTAAGGTAGAGTTGGCTACTGGTAAGCGGGGAGCTAATACTGGCTTGTCTTAA